From Mastacembelus armatus chromosome 13, fMasArm1.2, whole genome shotgun sequence, one genomic window encodes:
- the il12a gene encoding interleukin-12 subunit alpha codes for MTNFNLYLSSCVLLLTLSWRTSTGVPVPALSAEKCASCSLLFKHLLLQITELLTKAENEEVLCYGIPSDKVRVNNKTETLLACAPTLTQNSGCIQRDSSFSESDCLRNIMKDLVHHEAIIQSYIKASLRNPEKEVKLLMPVLGIIQDLRKNCSLMPNGENDSTEEGAAHVWGNSTYENRLDMCKMMRGFHIRTITINRAMGYISSGDHKK; via the exons ATGACAAACTTTAATTTAT ACCTCTCcagctgtgtgctgctgctgactctAAGCTGGCGCACATCCACAGGAGTGCCCGTGCCCGCACTGAGCGCAGAGAAGTGCGCAAGCTGCTCACTGCTCTTCAAGCACCTGCTGCTACAGATCACAGAGCTTCTCACCAAAGCTGAAAAT GAGGAGGTTTTGTGTTATGGCATCCCATCCGATAAAGTGAGAGTGAACAATAAAACTGAGACCCTGCTCGCCTGTGCGCCCACACTGACTCAG AACTCAGGCTGCATCCAAAGAGATTCCTCCTTCAGTGAG AGTGACTGCCTGAGGAACATCATGAAGGACCTCGTCCACCATGAAGCGATTATTCAATCCTATATTAAGGCCTCACTCAGAAATCCTGAGAAAGAAGTGAAACTTCTGATGCCTGTTCTGGGAATAATACAGGACCTGAGGAAG AACTGCTCCCTGATGCCGAATGGAGAGAACGATTCTACAGAG GAGGGTGCTGCCCATGTGTGGGGAAATAGTACCTATGAAAACAGACTGGACATGTGCAAGATGATGAGAGGATTCCACATCCGAACCATCACAATCAACCGAGCTATGGGGTACATATCCTCAGGAGACCACAagaagtaa